Genomic segment of Leishmania panamensis strain MHOM/PA/94/PSC-1 chromosome 20 sequence:
ttgcttcttctctctttctcactcacacactcactcgATTACCATGTTTTCTATGACCAAGTTCATTCTGGCGACCGCGATCACTGTGGCCGCGGTGGCCTTCCCTGGGGCTGCGATGGAGTTCGCTATGGCTGAAACGACAACAATGACCGCCGCACCTGTCCCTGTCAACCGTGGTGTGAACATGGCCCCAGTGGCGCTGGTCCTCGGCGTGTCGATGATGGTGGCGCTGATCTACGCTTTGCGGAAGGTCCTCCCAAAGATCCGCAGTGGAGAGCTCTCGTTCTCGAAGATCGATTTTGACTGGCGTGCGGAGTTGCTGAACCAGACGCCCAAGAAGGTGCGCGGTGAGAAGGAGGTCTCGGATGCTGACATGGTGTAGGTTAACGGTGCCGAGCGCCAGGACCCGAAGGAGCTTCCCTAGCCTTGTGAGGATGCTACGGTGCTCACCGAGAGGAGCTGGCAAGATGATGTTTGTGTGCCAGAGAGTCGTTGCTCAAAGCACTACAGAGGAAGAATGACAAATTTCTTGCGTGCCATTTCCCTTTGTTTTGCCTTTCCTTCAGTTTTCTCTAAAGCGTAGCGTGGAGGCTCACCGTTTTCCCCTGGATGGTCCTTCtcacttttttctctgtttctgtCTGCTACGTCTCACCGTACTCACACTTCTACTTTTCTTCCCAgcgcgcgtgcctgtgtgtatgtggagGGCAGAGGGGAGCAAGAAAGACGGTGGCCGTTGTAGGCATGCAGCTCCGCCGGAAGGCTGATTTATTGTGCTGGACGTGGTGtattttctttctttttttcctttcttctcgtAGTTGTCCCGCTTCTGTCCTATTGGGCTTCCTTCAGCGACGCTCTCTTTCACTTTTCATGTCGTTCAGTCACTGGACGTGGGTCTTTTCCtgttcgtttttctttttttattattattcgCTTTGTATATTTTTATATgtcctccccttttttttcgtgaTTGTCtgatgcccccctccccctcttcctctcgccccctccctacTCGTCGAGCTTCAGGGACCTTCGAAGTAATGGAGAGCGAACTAACGGCAGGAACACCGAGAAGGGGGCAGTGAGCGGATGAGAAACCAAAGAAAACAGAAATGAAACCAATAAACCAAACACATCTCCTCAAAACACGAACCAAACGAACAAGAAGACGGTGGAAATACCCACGAGACGAAAGCTCATGGCCAGGGGTGACAATGGGGAGAGGTTAACAGCGAGTCCGATGACTCGAATAAGCACTCGATTCAGCAACGTTGCAGGCTCCATTTTCacaccaaagaaaaaaagctgcTGTGTTGCTAAGGCATGCTCCCCTGTACGTGTGCCCGTGCCACTGAGCAATTTATTGAGGGTCATGTGTGTATCTTGTGCCGTCAAAattgcttttcttttcccttcccaAACTGGCTGGAGTGTTGAGGGGTCGTGAGGCAACAAAGGCGcacaaaaaaggggaagaaggacagagaaagggaaaaagaaatgCCACAATGAAGTAATGGGAAAACTGCTGcgatggggagagggacaacGTGCAGGAAATGGAAAACTGAGTGAAGAGGGGCACCAGGTGGATGGTAGGGAGGGGCATCTCTGCTTATTTGCCTGCGGTCACGTGTGCCTGTTGTTCTATGTTTGCTAATAACAGGCCCCTTTCCTTGCCCTCGTGTTCTCCTTTCATTTTTGCTTTAGGAGAGGGGCGACTTCGTTGCTGTCCATTTTTTGTCCTAAAAGCGAGACGAGAAGGCGGACAAGGCGAGTAGGCTTCGAGAACGCAAGAAGAACGAAGAGACTCGCATCCTCCAGGCTGAAAACCGACGAAGAAAaagcacatacacacacacacagacacaaatGCCCACAAAGAAAAAATTTTCGTTTCCTCCCAGTAGTCGCAGGTGGTTGCCCTCTCTCGATTGAACTTCTCAGTTGTGAGGATGATGACTGTCACTCTTGCGCGTgctctttgtttctttttttcccgttcTCTGTagcccttcttcctctttttttgtgCTTGTTTGAGATGCGTGCAGATGCTTGGGAGCatgtgcatgtatgtgtgtgtggctctgGCTcaggtgtgcgtgcacaTGCGTTTGAGGGTGCTTTGTCCTTTTGCGTATTAGCAGTGGTTCAAAGTTTCCGTCCTGGTCGCTTTCATCTTCTCCGATTTCGTTTTTCGCATCTCTTGCATtttcagcgccgccgactACCTGACGCTTCTTTCGTTGGAGAAGAGTTTTTTTATCTACTTCGTCTTCATTTTCTTTGCTACCGGTATTTTAGCGCTTCTCTCAGGGCTGTTtgtcgccctctcttttgcccTCTCGTTACTTACGAGAGGGCAGGGTGTTCTGGCATGGACGCTTTTTCTGCCAGGTAAGGCTCTTTTtaggggcagagaggagggaagcagtCTTTGATGCGGGCAGTTGGGATGGGCACCTAgagatgcgcacacgcatctTCGCTGCGCttcatacgcacacacgcacactcttCCTGTTGTTGTGTTGAGACTGGATTGTCATAGCGCAACACGAGAAAAACCCGACTGAGTCGGCTGTATGCCGTATGACTGTCTGTGACTGTGCGTGTACCTCTCTCTATGTTTTATGGACTGCTAACCGCAACAAGGGGGATtgtcctcttcttttttttcccgaaCAACTTCGCTTTTCCTCCCCTACGTGACTCTGCCTGATCTCATGGACTACCATGCTTAGCGCTCGTTTATTGACTCGATCACGGatctctttctcgctgttttttttctacCTCGAGCTCATTGACTCGTTGGTGTGGTTTCTGTGGTACGTTCGTAACTGCCTTGATCACGTTTTTACTGATAattcaccccttccccccccgtctctctctctctatttaTCGCGCACTGTCCTCTTGTTGTCGATGTTTTTTCGGTTTCGCCCTTTGGACCCCCtgtctccttccctccctccctcccattCTCTTTTTACACCTGACAGGCACACTCAAACACACAACACAAGGGAAAACGGGTGAACAGGAAAGAGGTTCCGCGCCGTTGACTTttgcttctccctttttttgtgATGCTTTATATCCTATATCACTTTACGAATCCTGGCGCGGAaggacgcacagagagactcGCGCAGGCACCCTGACGCACATCTTACGTTCACTTACTCACCCCGCATATCCactctcacacgcacacgtgcggaGTACTCTTAAAAGAGTTCTTCACCTTTGCGtgtccaccccctccctctcttaagcgatgtgtgtgtgttcggtGCGTGGGTAAGTTAGCACGTGCGTAcactgcgcgtgtgcgtgtctcctTTGTGAGTGCTTCATCgggaacagagagaaaaaaaaagtgataAACAATCAAAAACACAACGCGCGTGCGGAGGGTTGACAAACGACCcaatcagcagcagaggacgaAACATCAtcagcaacaacaagaaaCGTGCACCACTCTAGTCTACCAAAAAGGTTCGTGAACACCTGACGCCCCTCCAGTTCTTCCTCTTGCCTCTTCGtaagaggagcgagagagggaaccGGAAGgccgcgtacgtgtgtgtgccggaAAACGAGATGGTGTAAGTCTTCTCTCAtgctgtggcagcgccaaGAAGCAATCCACCCATTGGGAGGGTGCCTGCATCCGCACACATACCTCGCTGGAACCCTCAATGTGCAACGAATctggaaagagggaaagagggctCTGCATGAGTACATGTTGAGCTCCGGCGCatcgcctctttctttgttaAGGCCACCCCTATCGTGTGCTGCCGAGGCGCGCACGTTGCTTGACACGCCGCAGGCTGCACACTAGAGGGTTGGGCACCGGTGACGTATATGCGCGTTCCGCAGCCTTACCCGACCTTGATAGTCGATGGGTTGCTCTCTTCCCGCTTGTCACCGCTTGCTACGTCTCAATTCTTCCCTCCTTTATCGCCTCACACCCTTCCGTATCGACGCCTGCTTGCGTGATGCGTTTCAAACACCCACAAACACATGTGGTACCGTGTCGTGGCACGTGACGCTACTATCGTCTACGACGGTGCTGGTCTCCTGCCGTCTACATCACGCGCCACCTGCTACATTGATACCACCCACTCGCTACCGATTCACCCACTTTCTTCAACGAACGGAAGAGCACCCCTCGAAGGAAAAATGGTTCACTCGTACGGCTATAAGTCCGGCACCCGCCACCTCTTCGCCAAGAAGTTTCGCAAGCACGGCGTCCCGTCCGTGTCGACGATTCTGACGAACATCAAGGTCGGTGACTACGTCGATGTCGTAGCGGATTCTGCGGTGCGCGAGGGCATGCCGCACAAGTACTACCACGGCCGCACCGGTATTGTGTGGAACGTGACCCCCCGCGGCGTTGGCGTGATTATCAACAAGCCGGTCCGCACGCGCACCCTGCGCAAGCGCATCTGCGTCCGCTTCGAGCACGTCCGCAAGTCTCGCTGCCAGGAGGCGTTCAAGGCGAAGGAGCACCAGTTCCAGGCCCACCTCGCTGCCAAGAAGGCCGGCAAGGCGCTGCCTCCGCTCAAGAGGAGCTCCCGCCTGGGAGGCATTGTGCGCCCCAAGAACGTGGAGGTGCTCGcccgccgcgtcgccgacTACGAGGCGATGGTGCCGTACTAAGGTACAGCACTCACCGCACGTGCGCTGTCTTTTTTGCTCTCCCTTCCGTCTCCGTGTACCTCACGACTCTCACCCCTTCGCACACTCTCCCCCTTGCAATCAGCCTGTGATGAGCGggtggaaggagaggaggtgttGTTGGTGGGCTAGGGTGTGACCGAGGGAG
This window contains:
- a CDS encoding hypothetical protein (TriTrypDB/GeneDB-style sysID: LpmP.20.3360), whose protein sequence is MFSMTKFILATAITVAAVAFPGAAMEFAMAETTTMTAAPVPVNRGVNMAPVALVLGVSMMVALIYALRKVLPKIRSGELSFSKIDFDWRAELLNQTPKKVRGEKEVSDADMV
- a CDS encoding 60S ribosomal protein L21, putative (TriTrypDB/GeneDB-style sysID: LpmP.20.3370), with product MVHSYGYKSGTRHLFAKKFRKHGVPSVSTILTNIKVGDYVDVVADSAVREGMPHKYYHGRTGIVWNVTPRGVGVIINKPVRTRTLRKRICVRFEHVRKSRCQEAFKAKEHQFQAHLAAKKAGKALPPLKRSSRLGGIVRPKNVEVLARRVADYEAMVPY